A portion of the Pomacea canaliculata isolate SZHN2017 linkage group LG13, ASM307304v1, whole genome shotgun sequence genome contains these proteins:
- the LOC112553910 gene encoding extensin-like isoform X5: MVAAEVEINDAPLALRNMLTRGPTQEEITKFSGAAVSTRGRYMTPVEKGKNTGERPLYLYVQGPTQDSVNVAVQRINEILTGGKNGNGTGGGLVRTPGPGPPHPPGPPPGPGLLPVPGIPMPPVHQPPPMLAAPIQPPELQQITVVEEKLYIGLEHAPPSFDVKNKILGPGGSYLMHIQAETGAKVMLRGRASGVPELSTGRESYEPMHIHIQHPSMLGLQQAKQLAENLIQTVQQTYATFQQALAALPSPAVVPGPTAFITGIPQPTSISEAALMGPPPGMAGLTGLPDSQLVQSASGLQPTQTVIVPSSSISSVIMPAGTIASLSAINPALGNHGGQPGAPGVMLPTTLSLTSVPIVSTMPITTQTHILQAPHGALDIGQQQLIMNQVPAPQSLAQMSLAPQMSAPTSLPVSMASLVSMPSQLPPAASYPGLQATMHLMSQAAPSSVPPGLGPPSPMAGPPPGPAPPFQTIYSAEQVGSGPPYNPMSTSLLISTSPSSVIYSVAASSSLVTNTPTKDVEPMRRRFTEEKDDKIPENLLGYQHGPPHLVNLVCPSPPPQGQPGMPPGQPGLPPGAPTLSQGQSGLPPHQSGLPPGHPGHLTLLQAPGTLPPGQPPMQPGLQPGHLGLQPGLGHVHHGIPTSFAVQSLHAIPGHPGPPPPGAPPVSQTYLLPPSSISDDGRFTMSAINTAAGLMPPPPPPVAVPPPNGEVVPGGREHSKHLMPPPSSRPEKHRSSPSGLFYGGGKRNASNGDRGSEQDRKRRKAETGSDEEEGRSQSPSVHRDSPKPEAPGQVYQASSPAYSPTREQSPGPPQLPSPLPQHPHYQQFDPSQGLPPHMVHTLPAVSHGPPPFDQQVPPPPPHQHFMEPGAQPPPPPLQYQEIAHQFPPPGPHGPLVGHNQAELMVASVSQAPPSHSPYPPFSQTYSPSAPPSQYIVSHPAATPLGYTTPQFMPQHPGQAPRLHPHQGPPPPPPPVSSPHYHPVHAPPQAYWHT, encoded by the exons ATGGTGGCAGCAGAAGTGGAGATAAATGATGCACCACTGGCTTTGCGAAACATGCTGACTCGTGGTCCCACTCAAGAAGAG ATTACAAAGTTCAGTGGAGCAGCTGTTTCAACCAGAGGTCGTTACATGACTCCAGTGGAGAAAGGGAAAAACACGGG tgaAAGGCCACTTTATTTATATGTTCAAGGTCCAACACAAGACTCAGTTAATG TTGCTGTGCagagaataaatgaaatattgacTGGTGGCAAGAATGGCAATGGTACAGGTGGTGGGTTGGTGCGTACACCGGGCCCTGGCCCACCTCATCCTCCAGGTCCACCACCAGGACCAGGGCTTCTGCCAGTCCCTGGCATTCCCATGCCACCTGTACATCAACCTCCTCCCATGCTTGCAGCACCCATCCAACCACCAGAACTGCAGCAG ATAACAGTGGTAGAGGAAAAGCTATATATTGGGCTTGAACATGCTCCACCCAGCTTCgatgtgaaaaacaaaatccttgGGCCTGGT GGAAGCTACCTAATGCACATACAAGCAGAGACAGGTGCCAAGGTGATGTTGCGAGGGAGGGCTTCAGGTGTCCCAGAGCTCAGCACGGGAAGAGAGTCCTATGAGCCAATGCATATCCATATTCA ACATCCCAGTATGCTGGGTCTACAGCAGGCCAAACAGCTTGCTGAAAACTTGATTCAGACT GTCCAACAAACGTACGCCACTTTTCAGCAGGCTTTGGCCGCGCTTCCGTCTCCAGCTGTTGTCCCTGGGCCCACTGCCTTTATTACTGGCATTCCTCAGCCCA CATCCATATCGGAGGCCGCACTGATGGGTCCTCCTCCAGGAATGGCAGGCCTAACTGGCTTGCCAGATTCCCAGCTTGTACAGTCTGCTTCAG GCTTACAGCCAACACAGACTGTTATTGTGCCAAGTTCTTCCATTTCGTCTGTCATCATGCCTGCCGGCACTATTGCATCCTTATCAGCAATAAATCCAG CTCTAGGTAACCATGGAGGTCAGCCAGGTGCACCTGGTGTGATGCTGCCAACCACACTGAGTCTCACCTCTGTTCCCATAGTCAGCACTATGCCcataacaacacagacacacatcctTCAAGCTCCTCATGGAG CACTTGATATAGGGCAACAACAGCTGATCATGAACCAGGTGCCAGCACCTCAGTCACTGGCCCAGATGAGCCTTGCTCCTCAGATGTCAGCCCCCACATCTCTTCCCGTGTCTATGGCTTCTCTTGTGTCAATGCCCAGCCAGCTTCCTCCTGCTGCCTCTTATCCAGGTCTCCAGGCAACCATGCATCTGATGTCCCAAGCAGCACCTTCATCTGTCCCACCTGGTCTTGGTCCCCCTTCACCTATGGCAGGACCACCACCTGGACCGGCACCACCATTCCAGACAATCTATAGTGCT GAACAGGTGGGCAGTGGGCCACCATACAACCCCATGTCAACATCACTGCTTATCTCCACATCCCCATCATCTGTCATCTACTCGGTAGCTGCCAGTTCCTCTTTGGTCACAAACACACCAACCAAAGATGTTGAGCCAATGAGACGTCGCTTTACTGAAGAGAAAGATGATAAGATTCCAGAAAACTTGCTTGGTTACCAG CATGGGCCTCCTCACCTTGTTAACCTGGTGTGCCCAAGTCCTCCACCACAAGGTCAGCCAGGAATGCCCCCTGGTCAACCTGGATTGCCCCCAGGGGCTCCCACATTATCTCAGGGACAATCAGGACTTCCCCCTCACCAGTCAGGTTTGCCTCCTGGGCATCCAGGCCATTTGACCCTGTTGCAAGCCCCAGGCACTCTACCTCCAGGACAACCTCCCATGCAGCCAGGGCTCCAGCCTGGCCACCTGGGGCTCCAGCCTGGTCTGGGCCATGTGCACCATGGCATTCCTACCTCATTTGCTGTGCAGTCTCTTCATGCTATTCCTGGTCATCCTGGCCCCCCACCACCTGGAGCTCCTCCTGTATCACAGACATATTTATTGCCTCCTTCTTCCATATCAGATGATGGTCG GTTTACCATGTCCGCAATCAACACTGCTGCTGGGTTGATGCCACCGCCACCTCCGCCTGTTGCAGTGCCACCACCTAACGGAGAAGTTGTACCAGGTGGGAGGGAGCACAGCAAGCATCTCATGCCACCACCCTCCTCACGACCTGAAAAGCACAGATCTTCACCTAGCGGTTTGTTTTATG GTGGAGGTAAGCGAAATGCATCCAACGGAGACCGTGGCTCAGAACAGGATAGAAAACGAAGGAAAG CAGAGACTGGATCAGATGAAGAAGAGGGTAGAAGCCAGTCACCATCAGTCCATCGTGACTCTCCAAAGCCAGAGGCTCCAGGCCAGGTTTACCAAGCATCTTCTCCAGCATATAGCCCAACACGGGAACAGTCTCCTGGTCCCCCGCAACTGCCCTCCCCACTACCACAGCATCCCCACTACCAGCAGTTTGACCCTAGCCAAGGCTTGCCTCCACACATGGTGCACACTCTTCCTGCAGTCAGCCATGGGCCTCCCCCATTTGATCAGCAGGTGCCGCCGCCTCCTCCTCATCAGCACTTTATGGAACCTGGGGCACAACCCCCACCACCTCCATTGCAATATCAAGAAATTGCTCACCAATTCCCTCCCCCTGGGCCACATGGACCTTTGGTTGGACACAATCAGGCTGAGCTGATGGTGGCTTCTGTCAGCCAAGCCCCACCCAGTCATAGTCCCTACCCACCTTTCTCCCAGACCTACAGCCCGTCTGCACCTCCCAGTCAGTACATCGTAAGTCATCCGGCTGCTACGCCCTTGGGATACACCACCCCACAGTTCATGCCTCAGCACCCGGGACAGGCTCCGCGTTTGCATCCACACCAGGGcccccctccacctccaccacctgtGTCATCACCACACTATCACCCTGTGCATGCTCCACCTCAGGCCTACTGGCATACTTGA
- the LOC112553910 gene encoding extensin-like isoform X4, protein MATFGYVPSQFQQQEKSSLEAAAEAAAKVNAMLIAKGKLRPNQVNNSQQNHKKASSNNMVAAEVEINDAPLALRNMLTRGPTQEEITKFSGAAVSTRGRYMTPVEKGKNTGERPLYLYVQGPTQDSVNVAVQRINEILTGGKNGNGTGGGLVRTPGPGPPHPPGPPPGPGLLPVPGIPMPPVHQPPPMLAAPIQPPELQQITVVEEKLYIGLEHAPPSFDVKNKILGPGGSYLMHIQAETGAKVMLRGRASGVPELSTGRESYEPMHIHIQHPSMLGLQQAKQLAENLIQTVQQTYATFQQALAALPSPAVVPGPTAFITGIPQPTSISEAALMGPPPGMAGLTGLPDSQLVQSASGLQPTQTVIVPSSSISSVIMPAGTIASLSAINPALGNHGGQPGAPGVMLPTTLSLTSVPIVSTMPITTQTHILQAPHGALDIGQQQLIMNQVPAPQSLAQMSLAPQMSAPTSLPVSMASLVSMPSQLPPAASYPGLQATMHLMSQAAPSSVPPGLGPPSPMAGPPPGPAPPFQTIYSAEQVGSGPPYNPMSTSLLISTSPSSVIYSVAASSSLVTNTPTKDVEPMRRRFTEEKDDKIPENLLGYQHGPPHLVNLVCPSPPPQGQPGMPPGQPGLPPGAPTLSQGQSGLPPHQSGLPPGHPGHLTLLQAPGTLPPGQPPMQPGLQPGHLGLQPGLGHVHHGIPTSFAVQSLHAIPGHPGPPPPGAPPVSQTYLLPPSSISDDGRFTMSAINTAAGLMPPPPPPVAVPPPNGEVVPGGREHSKHLMPPPSSRPEKHRSSPSGGGKRNASNGDRGSEQDRKRRKETGSDEEEGRSQSPSVHRDSPKPEAPGQVYQASSPAYSPTREQSPGPPQLPSPLPQHPHYQQFDPSQGLPPHMVHTLPAVSHGPPPFDQQVPPPPPHQHFMEPGAQPPPPPLQYQEIAHQFPPPGPHGPLVGHNQAELMVASVSQAPPSHSPYPPFSQTYSPSAPPSQYIVSHPAATPLGYTTPQFMPQHPGQAPRLHPHQGPPPPPPPVSSPHYHPVHAPPQAYWHT, encoded by the exons ATGGCCACCTTTGG CTACGTGCCAAGCCAATTTCAGCAGCAAGAAAAGAGCAGTCTTGAAGCAGCTGCTGAAGCAGCAGCCAAAGTTAATGCTATGCTAATTGCCAAAGGGAAGCTCAGACCCAACCAAGTGAATAATAGTCAGCAGAACCATAAAAAG GCCAGCTCAAACAACATGGTGGCAGCAGAAGTGGAGATAAATGATGCACCACTGGCTTTGCGAAACATGCTGACTCGTGGTCCCACTCAAGAAGAG ATTACAAAGTTCAGTGGAGCAGCTGTTTCAACCAGAGGTCGTTACATGACTCCAGTGGAGAAAGGGAAAAACACGGG tgaAAGGCCACTTTATTTATATGTTCAAGGTCCAACACAAGACTCAGTTAATG TTGCTGTGCagagaataaatgaaatattgacTGGTGGCAAGAATGGCAATGGTACAGGTGGTGGGTTGGTGCGTACACCGGGCCCTGGCCCACCTCATCCTCCAGGTCCACCACCAGGACCAGGGCTTCTGCCAGTCCCTGGCATTCCCATGCCACCTGTACATCAACCTCCTCCCATGCTTGCAGCACCCATCCAACCACCAGAACTGCAGCAG ATAACAGTGGTAGAGGAAAAGCTATATATTGGGCTTGAACATGCTCCACCCAGCTTCgatgtgaaaaacaaaatccttgGGCCTGGT GGAAGCTACCTAATGCACATACAAGCAGAGACAGGTGCCAAGGTGATGTTGCGAGGGAGGGCTTCAGGTGTCCCAGAGCTCAGCACGGGAAGAGAGTCCTATGAGCCAATGCATATCCATATTCA ACATCCCAGTATGCTGGGTCTACAGCAGGCCAAACAGCTTGCTGAAAACTTGATTCAGACT GTCCAACAAACGTACGCCACTTTTCAGCAGGCTTTGGCCGCGCTTCCGTCTCCAGCTGTTGTCCCTGGGCCCACTGCCTTTATTACTGGCATTCCTCAGCCCA CATCCATATCGGAGGCCGCACTGATGGGTCCTCCTCCAGGAATGGCAGGCCTAACTGGCTTGCCAGATTCCCAGCTTGTACAGTCTGCTTCAG GCTTACAGCCAACACAGACTGTTATTGTGCCAAGTTCTTCCATTTCGTCTGTCATCATGCCTGCCGGCACTATTGCATCCTTATCAGCAATAAATCCAG CTCTAGGTAACCATGGAGGTCAGCCAGGTGCACCTGGTGTGATGCTGCCAACCACACTGAGTCTCACCTCTGTTCCCATAGTCAGCACTATGCCcataacaacacagacacacatcctTCAAGCTCCTCATGGAG CACTTGATATAGGGCAACAACAGCTGATCATGAACCAGGTGCCAGCACCTCAGTCACTGGCCCAGATGAGCCTTGCTCCTCAGATGTCAGCCCCCACATCTCTTCCCGTGTCTATGGCTTCTCTTGTGTCAATGCCCAGCCAGCTTCCTCCTGCTGCCTCTTATCCAGGTCTCCAGGCAACCATGCATCTGATGTCCCAAGCAGCACCTTCATCTGTCCCACCTGGTCTTGGTCCCCCTTCACCTATGGCAGGACCACCACCTGGACCGGCACCACCATTCCAGACAATCTATAGTGCT GAACAGGTGGGCAGTGGGCCACCATACAACCCCATGTCAACATCACTGCTTATCTCCACATCCCCATCATCTGTCATCTACTCGGTAGCTGCCAGTTCCTCTTTGGTCACAAACACACCAACCAAAGATGTTGAGCCAATGAGACGTCGCTTTACTGAAGAGAAAGATGATAAGATTCCAGAAAACTTGCTTGGTTACCAG CATGGGCCTCCTCACCTTGTTAACCTGGTGTGCCCAAGTCCTCCACCACAAGGTCAGCCAGGAATGCCCCCTGGTCAACCTGGATTGCCCCCAGGGGCTCCCACATTATCTCAGGGACAATCAGGACTTCCCCCTCACCAGTCAGGTTTGCCTCCTGGGCATCCAGGCCATTTGACCCTGTTGCAAGCCCCAGGCACTCTACCTCCAGGACAACCTCCCATGCAGCCAGGGCTCCAGCCTGGCCACCTGGGGCTCCAGCCTGGTCTGGGCCATGTGCACCATGGCATTCCTACCTCATTTGCTGTGCAGTCTCTTCATGCTATTCCTGGTCATCCTGGCCCCCCACCACCTGGAGCTCCTCCTGTATCACAGACATATTTATTGCCTCCTTCTTCCATATCAGATGATGGTCG GTTTACCATGTCCGCAATCAACACTGCTGCTGGGTTGATGCCACCGCCACCTCCGCCTGTTGCAGTGCCACCACCTAACGGAGAAGTTGTACCAGGTGGGAGGGAGCACAGCAAGCATCTCATGCCACCACCCTCCTCACGACCTGAAAAGCACAGATCTTCACCTAGCG GTGGAGGTAAGCGAAATGCATCCAACGGAGACCGTGGCTCAGAACAGGATAGAAAACGAAGGAAAG AGACTGGATCAGATGAAGAAGAGGGTAGAAGCCAGTCACCATCAGTCCATCGTGACTCTCCAAAGCCAGAGGCTCCAGGCCAGGTTTACCAAGCATCTTCTCCAGCATATAGCCCAACACGGGAACAGTCTCCTGGTCCCCCGCAACTGCCCTCCCCACTACCACAGCATCCCCACTACCAGCAGTTTGACCCTAGCCAAGGCTTGCCTCCACACATGGTGCACACTCTTCCTGCAGTCAGCCATGGGCCTCCCCCATTTGATCAGCAGGTGCCGCCGCCTCCTCCTCATCAGCACTTTATGGAACCTGGGGCACAACCCCCACCACCTCCATTGCAATATCAAGAAATTGCTCACCAATTCCCTCCCCCTGGGCCACATGGACCTTTGGTTGGACACAATCAGGCTGAGCTGATGGTGGCTTCTGTCAGCCAAGCCCCACCCAGTCATAGTCCCTACCCACCTTTCTCCCAGACCTACAGCCCGTCTGCACCTCCCAGTCAGTACATCGTAAGTCATCCGGCTGCTACGCCCTTGGGATACACCACCCCACAGTTCATGCCTCAGCACCCGGGACAGGCTCCGCGTTTGCATCCACACCAGGGcccccctccacctccaccacctgtGTCATCACCACACTATCACCCTGTGCATGCTCCACCTCAGGCCTACTGGCATACTTGA